The genomic interval TGATGACGTAGCCCTCCAGGCCGGCGTTCTCGGCGATCCAGCGCAGCGGCTCGACGACGGCCTTGCGGACGACGGCGACACCGGTGGCCTCGTCGCCGGTCTTGCCGAGGCCGCCCTCGAGCACCTTGGCGGCGTGGACCAGGGCGGAGCCACCACCGGAGACGATGCCCTCCTCGACCGCGGCGCGGGTCGCGGAGATGGCGTCCTCCAGACGGTGCTTCTTCTCCTTCAGCTCCACCTCGGTGGCGGCGCCGACCTTGATCACGCACACGCCGCCGGCCAGCTTCGCGAGGCGCTCCTGGAGCTTCTCGCGGTCCCAGTCGGAGTCGGTGTTCTCGATCTCGGCCTTGATCTGGGCGACGCGGCCCGCGACGGCGGCGGAGTCGCCGGCGCCGTCGACGACCGTGGTGTCGTCCTTGGTGACCGTGACGCGGCGGGCGGTGCCCAGCACCTCCAGGCCGACCTGGTCGAGCTTGAGGCCGACCTCCTCGGAGATGACCTCGGCGCCGGTGAGGGTCGCCAGGTCCTGGAGCATCGCCTTGCGGCGGTCACCGAAGCCGGGGGCCTTGACCGCGACCGCGTTGAAGGTGCCGCGGATCTTGTTCACGACCAGGGTCGACAGGGCCTCGCCCTCGACGTCCTCGGCGATGATCAGCAGCGGCTTGGAGGCACCCGACTGGATGACCTTCTCGAGCAGCGGCAGCAGGTCCTGGATGGAGGAGATCTTGCCCTGGTTGATCAGGATGTACGGGTCGTCGAGGACGGCCTCCATACGCTCCTGGTCGGAGACCATGTACGGCGACAGGTAGCCCTTGTCGAAGGCCATGCCCTCGGTGAAGTCCAGCTCCAGACCGAAGGTGTTGGACTCCTCGACGGTGATGACACCGTCCTTGCCGACCTTGTCCATCGCCTCGGCGATGAGCTCGCCTACCTGGCTGTCCTGGGCGGACAGACCGGCGACGGCGGCGATGTCGGACTTCTCGTCGATCGGGCGGGCGGTCGCGAGGAGTTCCTCGGAGACCGCGGCCACGGCCGCGTCGATGCCCTTCTTCAGCAGCGCCGGGGAGGCACCAGCGGCGACGTTCTTCAGGCCCTCGCGCACGAGCGCCTGGGCGAGCACGGTGGCGGTGGTGGTGCCGTCACCCGCGATGTCGTTGGTCTTGGTCGCCACCTCCTTCACCAGCTGGGCACCGAGGTTCTCGTACGGGTCCTCGATCTCGACCTCGCGGGCGATCGTGACGCCGTCGTTGGTGATGGTGGGAGCGCCGAACTTCTTGTCGATGACGACGTTGCGGCCCTTGGGGCCGATCGTCACCTTGACCGTGTCGGCAAGCTTGTTGACGCCGCGCTCGAGGGCGCGACGGGCGTCCTCGTCGAACTTCAGGATCTTCGCCATGGGAGCGTGAGCCCTCTCGGAAATCTAGGTGAAAAGAGACTGCGCCCCGGGCGCCCGGCTTGTCAGTGGTCGGGGGGCCAGGGGCGCAGCTCAGAGAAATGCTGGGGTGAATTACTTCTCGATGATCGCGAGCACGTCGCGGGCCGAGAGGACGAGGTACTCCTCGCCGTTGTACTTCACCTCGGTGCCGCCGTACTTGCTGTACAGCACGATGTCGCCGACGGAGACGTCGAGCGGAAGACGGTTACCGTCCTCGAAGCGGCCCGGGCCCACGGCAAGGACGACGCCCTCCTGGGGCTTCTCCTTGGCAGTGTCCGGGATGACCAGGCCAGAGGCGGTGGTCTGCTCGGCGTCGAGCGGCTGGACCACAATGCGGTCCTCGAGCGGCTTGATGGCAACCTTGGAGCTGGTGGTCGTCACGATCCGACCTCCCCCTTCGGAGATCACGGGGTTGACTGTCTGAGGTGGCGACCAGGTGGATCCGTCGTCGCGGGTGCCGGACCTGCCCGTCGCTGTGTTGGCACTCTCCAGGGGGGAGTGCCAGAGCCGAGACTATGACCGTGATTAGCACTCGGTCAAGCGGACTGCTAATTCGCCGCGCGGGCCGGGCGGATTTCGGGTGCGGGTGGGCGGGGGTGACCGTCCTGGGGGCTGCCGCCCCCGGACAGGCTGGGTCGCCTACAGGTAGTCCTCCAGGCGCCCCACCGTCAGCCCCCGCCGCTCCACCTCCCGCAGTACCGCCGTCGTCCTCTCCGTCAGGGTCGGTCCCGTCGCCTCCCCCGAGGTCACCGACACGATGTCGCCCGCCCTCAGCCCCCGCACCTCCCCCTCCGGGGGCACGCTCCACAGCACCACCGCCGAGAGCCCGCAGTCGGCCGCCGCACGCAGGGTCGTGCGGTCGTACGTGCCGTAGGGCGGCCGGAACAGCCGTGGCCGGATGCCGAAGCGGGACCGCACCTTCTCCTGCTGGCCGCAGATCTCGGCGCGCTGGCCGGTGTACGGCAGGCCGCGCAGGGCGGGGTGGTCGAGGGTGTGGTTCTGGATGCTCGCGCCGACCGACCGGAGGCGCGCGAAGTGACCGTACCCGGGGCCGACGACCCTGTCCGTGAGGAACATGCTGACCGGCAGCCGCAGTTCACGGACCAGCTCGACGAACCGCGGGTCCTTCTCGGCGCCGTCGTCGTAGGTGAGGAAGACGACCTTGTCGGAGGTGTCGACGCGCCGCACGACCGGCGGCAGGCCGCCCCGGCGCGCCGCCGTGCGGGCCGGCATCCGCGGCGGCGCCGGCAGCGGGGCCGGCAGGCCCCAGTGGCGGTACGGCCGTCCGTCCGTCCTCGCCGGCCCGTACGAGCCCACCCGCTGGACCGCCTTCTTCCCCAGCCGTTCGATGGGGTCGACGGACTGGGCGCAGCCGGTGAGGAGTACGGCCGCCAGCCCCGCGGCGACGAGGGTCCGCGGTCTCACAGGTAGTCCTCGAGTCGTGCGACGGCGTACCCCTCGGCCGTGACCTTGTCCAGGAAGCGGCGGACCATGTCGGTCATCGTGCCCTTCCAGTCCTTTCGGCCCCGGAAGTGGCTGAGCACGATGTCGCCGGGGTGGATCCGCTGGTCCCACTCGCGGTACTCCCAGTGGTCGACGTAGACCTCTTCGTTCCAGATCGGCGCGTACCTGATGCCGCAGGACCTGGCCGCGCGCAGGGTGTCCTCGTTGTAGTTGCCGTAGGGCGGGCGGAAGAGGGCGGGCCGCTCGCCGTAGTGCTTCTCGATGACGTCCTGCATCCCGCAGATCTCGCGCTTCTGGCGGGCGTACGACAGCGCGGGCAGGTAGGGGTGGTGGAGGGTGTGGTTGTTCAGCACGATCCCCGCGTCCCGCATCTTCGCGAAGTAGCCGTAGTCGTCCTTGACCAGGTAGTCGCTGAGGAAGGCGGTGTAGGGGATCTTCAGCTCGCTCATCA from Streptomyces sp. CC0208 carries:
- the groL gene encoding chaperonin GroEL (60 kDa chaperone family; promotes refolding of misfolded polypeptides especially under stressful conditions; forms two stacked rings of heptamers to form a barrel-shaped 14mer; ends can be capped by GroES; misfolded proteins enter the barrel where they are refolded when GroES binds), whose amino-acid sequence is MAKILKFDEDARRALERGVNKLADTVKVTIGPKGRNVVIDKKFGAPTITNDGVTIAREVEIEDPYENLGAQLVKEVATKTNDIAGDGTTTATVLAQALVREGLKNVAAGASPALLKKGIDAAVAAVSEELLATARPIDEKSDIAAVAGLSAQDSQVGELIAEAMDKVGKDGVITVEESNTFGLELDFTEGMAFDKGYLSPYMVSDQERMEAVLDDPYILINQGKISSIQDLLPLLEKVIQSGASKPLLIIAEDVEGEALSTLVVNKIRGTFNAVAVKAPGFGDRRKAMLQDLATLTGAEVISEEVGLKLDQVGLEVLGTARRVTVTKDDTTVVDGAGDSAAVAGRVAQIKAEIENTDSDWDREKLQERLAKLAGGVCVIKVGAATEVELKEKKHRLEDAISATRAAVEEGIVSGGGSALVHAAKVLEGGLGKTGDEATGVAVVRKAVVEPLRWIAENAGLEGYVITSKVAELDKGQGFNAATGEYGDLVKAGVIDPVKVTRSALENAASIASLLLTTETLVVEKKEEEEPAAGGHSHGHSH
- the groES gene encoding co-chaperone GroES; translated protein: MTTTSSKVAIKPLEDRIVVQPLDAEQTTASGLVIPDTAKEKPQEGVVLAVGPGRFEDGNRLPLDVSVGDIVLYSKYGGTEVKYNGEEYLVLSARDVLAIIEK
- a CDS encoding polysaccharide deacetylase family protein, with the translated sequence MRPRTLVAAGLAAVLLTGCAQSVDPIERLGKKAVQRVGSYGPARTDGRPYRHWGLPAPLPAPPRMPARTAARRGGLPPVVRRVDTSDKVVFLTYDDGAEKDPRFVELVRELRLPVSMFLTDRVVGPGYGHFARLRSVGASIQNHTLDHPALRGLPYTGQRAEICGQQEKVRSRFGIRPRLFRPPYGTYDRTTLRAAADCGLSAVVLWSVPPEGEVRGLRAGDIVSVTSGEATGPTLTERTTAVLREVERRGLTVGRLEDYL
- a CDS encoding polysaccharide deacetylase family protein — protein: MGTVGQNDENGALRVSIRGGLVLLAVAALLSGCARPAGTDVRPRHPLKAPPALAADLQADKTLIRAARLRAEQRRIAAARRWGLKQVPLTAPPAPVTKPRITTRHGFEVEGHEEEGLPPVFTTIPTEQKIVFLTIDDGAEKDPAFLRMMSELKIPYTAFLSDYLVKDDYGYFAKMRDAGIVLNNHTLHHPYLPALSYARQKREICGMQDVIEKHYGERPALFRPPYGNYNEDTLRAARSCGIRYAPIWNEEVYVDHWEYREWDQRIHPGDIVLSHFRGRKDWKGTMTDMVRRFLDKVTAEGYAVARLEDYL